ACCTCTATCTCGCTCCAGCGCCCAAATCCACCGCCACTGGTGCGGGGGCGTCTGCCACGGGGTCGAATAGCTCGACAGGCTCCAGCACCGCGTCCACGATGTAGATGGCGATGGGGTCCCTGTCGTACATGGTGGAGCGCACCCGGGCTGGGTCATCGGACGCCGGCGTCCGCGGCGTGACCTGGTCGCCCGCGTTCTGCACCGTGAGGTTGTAGTTGCTGGCGGCGCCATCGGTGGCCAGCGTATTCATGGGCCCGTTGCTGGACTTGAGCCCCCGCAGCATGTGGTAGACGGGCACCACGTGGAATAGCAGCATCGACGCCTTGCCGTTCGCGCTGAGGTTCCGGTAGCTAGGCATGAACCCGCGCACGGCGTCGTCCGTCGGGCAGAACGCCGTCACGCCGCCGCCCACCACCAACTGGAACGCGGAGAGCGCGTCGAGGGACTTGGACACCAGCGACGCGAACGCCTTGCACCCGCCCTTGGACATCAGTGCCGTGATGTTGGGCACGCAGCCGGTGGAGCAGAGCAGGATCCGCTTCTTCTCCCGCATGATGCGGCGCCACAGCGCCCTCAGCCTCGTGCGCGCGGATGGCCGTGGGGCCCCACGGAGTAGTAGGGCGCCCCCGGACCGCTGAccttggaggaggaggatgacgaggagTGGAAGGCGACGTAGTAGTCATCGTTGCCATCGAGGTCGAAGCCCGCGAGGACGAACCCCCGCCGCGAGATGGAGGgggcgcaggagcaggagcccTGGCGCTGGAACCATAGGCTGTAGCCACCATCGTCCAAAGCGACGAAAAGCGCGGCTGTGGCCCGCCTGCGAGACTGCCACCGTCCGTCCCACTGCCTCGGTTTCCTTCCCTGCTGCCTCCCCGCCATCGAGAACGCGGTAGACAACTTTGTCATGGCCTCCTCTTCCCGCTCCACGGCTCGCCAGAGATCATCATCCGCCGGAGCTCCGTCCCGCCTCGACTCCGATGAGGACGCCGCCGGAGAGCACCCCTGCGCAGCTACAGGGGAGGACGACTCCTCCTACCCCGCCCGATCCAAAATCCACGGTCCAGATCGCTTGTTGACCGACGGTGGCAGTGACTAGGTTAAATCATGTCCACGTGGACAACCACATCAGCTTTTAACCCTCCCCATGTCTATTTTGGACCTAGATGTGATCACTTAAATACATTAGGGAGGTAAAAGTACGATTTCGTAGTTTGAGGACCCAGATAAAATCGGACCAATACTTTAAAGATCGGCCGTGCAATTTACTCTTTCCTAATCGTTGTGTGATCATCTAGGAGAGGGAGGCACCGGGACATTTGCCTAGACAGAGTAAATAGCATAGCAAGAGAGGTGCATGTTCCAGACGTCACTGTCTCGCTAGTAGAAGTTGGGATTTTTAACTTTTTGTCATCCTTACGGATGACACCTCTTCGATTGCCAGTTTTGTATGTGCACCTAAAATTTGCCATCTCAAATAGTGAAACGTCTAAGATTTTCCACTTATGCTGATGTGGCACGCCACGCGGACATGCCAGCGCGGCAGCGCCCCTGGCAACCACTACTGGGCATCGAAAAAGACAGTTTTGCCCCTGCTGGTTCCCCCTCCACAGGCAGGTGCGTGGCCCCCCCATATCAGCTCCTCCTTCAACCTCCGGCCAGTCACATGGAAGGAGTCCGTGTTGGATTCGATTAGAAATGCAACATCATCATGTCTGTATATATCCAACTGTACGCACCCATGCCGACTCGTCACTAATCTCCAATCTTTCTGCGTTCACGGCACGAACGATATGAACCAGCAGAGGAAGAAGACGTTCCAGAAGCGGAAGAGGAGGACGAACACAGACACACCAACGGCACAACGTATCCCCGAGCTGTCCAACGAGATTGTTTTTGGTATTCTAGTTCGGTGCAAGTCAGTCTGCAAGGCAACCTGGGCGCGCGGCAGCCTGGCTGCAAGGCGTCGGCGGCGGCTGAGCGCTGCGTCCTGGGCGTGCGGCCTCGGCGCACGTAGCGAGACGTCCGGCCACGCTCGCCGCGTCAGTGCCACCATGGACGCGGCTCGCCTGACGGCGTGGTCCGGCATGCCGCCGCGCACGGTCTCCTCTGTTTGAACGCCAACCGATGGCGGCGCGCGGCGGAGCGGGCAGTTTCCTTGGACGCGGAGCCAAGTATCGATGCAATCGCGGTGGAACATGTGGCCGCACCGCGGCAGCAGGCGCAGTGTCTCGCCGTCCCGGAACTCCGCGAGGCACACCGCGCAGCTGCCGCCCCCGTCCCAGTTTGTCCTTTAGAAATCTCAGTATAATTTCCCTATAGCACCAAAGGAGCTGGAACTCCAAAGCATTAACCGACATTTCATTGTACCTGGAGTTACGGTGATTATTTCAAAGCAATTTCTATGTTGAATTGATGTGACTAAAATTCTAGTGTGGTGTGTGGAGAAGGAATGTTTCACCTAATTCTTACAACAACTTAAATCTAGGTGTACAACTACTGCTCACAAAATTCAGTTGTAAAAGAGAAGTTTACACCTATTATGAATTTATGATAGAACAAAATTGTATTCCTTTATATGCCCACGTGAACACCAATGATGTCCGAATAGATCAATGACATGGGTTCTCTAGCTTAGGAAGGTGGAAGGGATTTTTCCTATAACCAGCAAGCTGCAATAATTTTGTGTCAATTCAGCCCACATGGCTTGGGCTTCAAATCAGTCATTTAACCACATGAAGCACTAGCAGCATACGTTCTGtttgtttgggctggtttggcttataagccatggctgaaagtactgttggctggtttggtgtgagagaaaaatactgttcgttggctgataagctatggcttataagctaaatacgaccaagcgaacagactgatggTGTGGGGAAAGGCCTTCTCTGTCctacttcttcctcctctccgtccAAATTTATACACTTGGCCTCCATGTACTCCTGTCCTGTAGTATAGGAGAGAGCCACGAGACCAATATATATAGTCCAATTTGCAACACTCTAGAACATCAAGCTGGCTAGAGAAAATCATACTCACCGGTCCTTGTCTTCACATCACAAGTTCAGAGCTAAACCTGTGTATGTGCTGGCTTGTTTCCCTACATGATGAGGATGAGACATCGTAGCTTTCTTCATGTTTCTGTTGGGTCACCAAGTTTCCTAATCGTTGTCTGGTCATCTAGGAGAGGGAGGCACCGGGGCATTTGCCTAGACAGAGTAAACAGCATGGAGTAGCAACAGAGGTGTATGTTCCAGATGTCGCCACATCTCTGGCATGTAAAGGTTAACCAGAGGTGCCGGAGACTCTGGTTGAGCTGGCCCCTGTCTTAGATGGCGTGTGTATAGAGGTGTTAATGGGACTTGATTTATGGCTTCGTCCTCTGCGGGGAATGGCCCCGTCTTAGTTCCAACAAGGATGCGAGTGGTAGAAGTCTCTTGCTGTATGGTGCGACCACAGGATCAGGGATGTGATGGTTCTCCATCCCTCATCCCTGCGTGCACATAATTAGGCTTTTTGCTAAGTATGTGTGGATTGGTGTTCATCAAGTTATTCAGTCATTTCTAAGAATTATTGCCTTACTACTTGCTGTTCACTTACGTGGGAATTGTCAGATACTTAATTATTCATATGTGATGCACCAATATTTGCTATTCACTAAATTTACAACTGTCATACATGTGATGCATTGCTGCAGCAAAGCATCCTCGTGTGTACACCCTCGACCGTA
The nucleotide sequence above comes from Miscanthus floridulus cultivar M001 chromosome 18, ASM1932011v1, whole genome shotgun sequence. Encoded proteins:
- the LOC136524485 gene encoding fasciclin-like arabinogalactan protein 1; translation: MVATAYGSSARAPAPAPPPSVPNITALMSKGGCKAFASLVSKSLDALSAFQLVVGGGVTAFCPTDDAVRGFMPSYRNLSANGKASMLLFHVVPVYHMLRGLKSSNGPMNTLATDGAASNYNLTVQNAGDQVTPRTPASDDPARVRSTMYDRDPIAIYIVDAVLEPVELFDPVADAPAPVAVDLGAGAR